In a genomic window of Rhinoderma darwinii isolate aRhiDar2 chromosome 10, aRhiDar2.hap1, whole genome shotgun sequence:
- the UBE2J2 gene encoding ubiquitin-conjugating enzyme E2 J2 — MSSNSNKRAPTTATQRLKQDYLRIKKDPVPYICAEPLPSNILEWHYVVHGPEMTPYEGGYYHGKLIFPREFPFKPPSIYMITPNGRFKCNTRLCLSITDFHPDTWNPAWSVSTILTGLLSFMVEKGPTLGSIETSDFTKRQLAAQSLAYNLKDKVFCELFPEVVEEIKQKQRAQEELNNRPQTLPLPDVVPDTEAHIGQNGAALFNGHVPLAAANHPGLQQPNRNHGLLGGALANVFVIVGFAAFAYTVKYVLRSIAQE, encoded by the exons ATGAGCAGCAACAGTAATAAGAGAGCACCAACCACTGCAACACAAAGGTTAAAGCAGGACTATCTAAGAATCAAAAAAGACCCAGTGCCTTACATCTGCGCTGAACCTCTTCCTTCAAATATTTTGGAATG GCATTATGTGGTCCATGGACCTGAGATGACACCTTATGAAG GTGGCTACTATCATGGAAAGTTAATATTCCCCCGAGAATTCCCATTCAAACCTCCTAGTATTTATATGATTACTCCTAATGGACGGTTTAAATGTAACACACG ACTCTGCCTTTCAATCACAGACTTCCATCCAGACACTTGGAATCCGGCAtggtcagtatccacaatcctcaCAGGGCTCCTCAGCTTCATGGTGGAGAAAGGACCAACACTGGGCAGCATAGAGACCTCAGACTTCACA AAGCGGCAACTTGCAGCACAGAGTTTAGCGTATAACTTAAAGGATAAAGTTTTCTGTGAGCTTTTTCCTGAGGTGGTAGAG GAAATTAAGCAGAAGCAACGAGCGCAAGAAGAGCTAAACAACCGGCCACaaacacttcctctccctgacgtaGTGCCGGACACAGAAGCTCACATTGGTCAGAATGGTGCCGCACTTTTCAATGGTcacgtccccctggcagcagcaaATCACCCTGGTCTACAACAGCCAAACCGCAATCATGGACTCTTGGGGGGCGCGTTGGCCAATGTCTTTGTCATAGTAGGTTTTGCTGCCTTTGCCTACACAGTAAAGTATGTACTGAGAAGCATAGCTCAGGAATGA